One genomic segment of Pongo pygmaeus isolate AG05252 chromosome 19, NHGRI_mPonPyg2-v2.0_pri, whole genome shotgun sequence includes these proteins:
- the LOC129017421 gene encoding keratin-associated protein 9-6, translating to MTHCCSPCCQPTCCRTTCCRTTCWKPTTVTTCSSTPCCQPSCCVSSCCQPCCRPTCCQNTCCRTTCCQPTCVTSCCQPSCCSTPCYQPTCCGSSCCGQTSCGSSYGQSSSCAPVYCRRTCYHPTTACLPGCLNLSCGSSCCQPCYCPACCVSSCCQPSCC from the coding sequence ATGACCCACTGTTGCTCCCCTTGCTGTCAGCCTACATGCTGCAGGACCACCTGCTGCAGGACCACTTGCTGGAAGCCCACCACTGTGACCACCTGCAGCAGCACACCCTGTTGCCAGCCCTCCTGCTGTGTGTCCAGCTGCtgccagccttgctgccgcccaACTTGCTGTCAAAACACCTGCTGCAGGACAACCTGCTGCCAGCCCACCTGTGTGACCAGCTGCTGCCAGCCTTCCTGCTGCAGCACGCCCTGCTACCAGCCCACCTGCTGTGGGTCCAGCTGCTGTGGCCAAACAAGCTGTGGGTCCAGCTATGGCCAGAGCAGCTCCTGTGCACCTGTGTACTGCAGAAGAACCTGCTACCACCCCACgactgcctgcctgcctggtTGCCTAAACCTGAGCTGTGGATCCAGCTGCTGCCAGCCCTGCTACTGCCCAGCCTGCTGTGTGTCCAGCTGCTGCCAGCCTTCTTGTTGCTGA